From the genome of Lotus japonicus ecotype B-129 chromosome 6, LjGifu_v1.2, one region includes:
- the LOC130726700 gene encoding uncharacterized protein LOC130726700, giving the protein MQHRNSSLGRPSGTDGSDYSYRMVVDSRYQLVAKGKKRLSLLFIIEALVLLIGVVFAFLPGREQHIPNTAVFSSVIVSVVLVIIADIGRRRSRSGLLRFYAIASSIATLQLIVSLAMWHSLPKAIWDFGFSETRRFDATGFTGLQAGLLLYLLTFSLFKIWTIKAVLSLIFNMSPPKKSS; this is encoded by the exons ATGCAGCACAGAAATTCATCGTTAGGAAGGCCTTCTGGAACCGATGGCTCTGATTACTCCTACCGTATGGTAGTTGATTCAA GGTATCAACTGGTTGCAAAGGGGAAGAAACGCCTCTCTCTGCTATTTATCATTGAG GCTTTGGTTCTATTAATTGGAGTGGTATTTGCATTTTTACCAGGAAGAGAGCAGCATATTCCAAATACCGCAGTCTTTTCTTCTGTTATTGTTAGTGTTGTTTTGGTGATCATTGCTGATATAG GTCGAAGACGAAGCCGGTCCGGTTTGTTGAGATTTTATGCCATTGCATCATCTATAGCAACACTTCAATTGATTGTTTCTCTTGCTATGTGGCATTCCCTGCCGAAG GCTATCTGGGATTTTGGCTTTTCGGAAACTAGGAGGTTTGATGCCACTGGTTTTACTGGTCTTCAAGCTG GTTTGCTGTTATATCTGCTCACTTTTTCCCTGTTCAAGATATGGACCATCAAAGCAGTTCTTTCCCTGATTTTTAACATGTCTCCTCCCAAGAAATCCTCTTAG
- the LOC130723685 gene encoding sphingosine kinase 1-like yields MDLSGHHRPLISDRVTVNGTVTPLALLADGRLWWSEGIQRCISVEKELLGFVSTGSYIKLKTLVEARDGCCTTGAPGRLVRNDVVFQPSSNESHTLWCNKLREFIDSLGRPKKLFVFVNPFGGKKSAVKIFDDEVKPLLEDAQIQFTLQETKHQLHAKEVAHSLDIAKYDGIVCVSGDGLLVEVVNGFLQRADWDTAIKMPLGIVPAGTGNGMAKSLLDSVGDPCAIANAVLAIIRGHKRLLDVATITQGETRFFSILMLAWGLIADIDIESEKYRWMGSARLDFYGLCRLLNLRQYNGCVSFVPAPGFEDYGEPTTYPGKPTSKGDSSDPSEAEHVNLQRLCYTYQGPEINLENLNWRVINGPFVSVWLHNVPWGAEDTMAAPDAKFSDGYLDLIITKNCPKLQLLSMMSELNKGGHVKSPYVTYLKVKAFSLEPGPRTKDKEKEGIIDSDGEVLARGKGTYKCEQKSLMAYDKLQITVDKGLATLFTPI; encoded by the exons ATGGATCTTTCCGGTCACCACCGTCCCTTAATTTCGGACCGCGTCACCGTCAACGGCACCGTCACGCCGCTTGCTCTGCTCGCTGACGGCAGGCTATGGTGGTCGGAGGGAATCCAACGCTGCATCTCCGTCGAGAAAGAGCTTCTCGGCTTCGTCTCCACTGGCTCCTACATCAAGCTCAAGACCCTCGTCGAGGCACGAGATGGGTGCTGCACCACCGGGGCTCCAGGGAGACTCGTTCGTAACGACGTCGTTTTTCAACCATCCTCCAATGAGTCGCACACGCTCTGGTGTAACAAGCTTCGTGAATTCATCGATTCTCTCG GTCGCCCTAAGAAGctgtttgtttttgttaatCCGTTTGGGGGGAAGAAATCTGCTGTGAAGATTTTCGATGATGAAGTCAAACCTCTTCTTGAAGATGCTCAAATCCAATTTACGCTCCAAG AAACTAAACATCAGCTCCATGCCAAGGAAGTTGCTCATTCCCTAGATATTGCAAAGTATGATGGGATTGTTTGTGTTAGTGGAGATGGACTTTTGGTTGAG GTTGTAAATGGATTTCTTCAAAGAGCGGATTGGGACACAGCAATAAAGATGCCCCTTGGAATAGTTCCTGCAG GTACGGGAAATGGCATGGCAAAATCTCTTCTTGATTCAGTTGGTGATCCGTGTGCAATAGCCAATGCTGTTCTTGCCATTATACGAG GTCATAAACGACTGCTTGATGTGGCTACCATCACACAAGGGGAAaccagatttttcagtatattGATGCTTGCATGGG GTCTCATTGCAGATATTGACATTGAATCTGAAAAATATCGGTGGATGGGAAGTGCTCGTCTAGATTTTTAT GGTCTCTGTCGATTATTGAATCTGAGGCAATACAATGGATGTGTTTCTTTCGTGCCTGCACCTGGGTTTGAGGATTATGGGGAGCCGACTACTTACCCTGGAAAACCTACCAGCAAAGGTGACAGCAGTGATCCCAGTGAAGCGGAGCACGTTAATTTGCAAAGACTTTGTTATACTTATCAAGGACCTGAAATAAACTTGGAAAATCTGAATTGGAGAGTTATAAATGGACCCTTTGTTTCTGTCTGGCTTCACAATGTACCTTGGGGTGCAGAAGACACAATGGCAGCACCTGATGCAAAG TTTTCTGATGGTTATCTGGACTTGATCATTACGAAGAATTGCCCTAAGTTACAATTGCTGTCAATGATGTCAGAGTTGAATAAGGGAGGACATGTAAAATCCCCATATGTCACATACCTAAAG GTGAAGGCTTTCAGCTTGGAACCTGGTCCACGCACCAAGGACAAAGAAAAGGAGGGGATTATAGATTCAGATGGTGAGGTACTGGCAAGGGGCAAAGGAACTTACAAGTGTGAGCAGAAGTCTTTGATGGCCTATGATAAATTGCAGATAACAGTAGATAAAGGTTTAGCCACACTTTTTACCCCTATATAA